From the Finegoldia magna ATCC 29328 genome, the window CTATATGGAAAGATACAAAGAGTCCAAAACCAATTTAAAATATCTTCACCAATATTAAGTAAAACTTTTGGCGGGAAATTGGGCATAATTTATCCAATTTACAAAGTTAAAAAAGGCATAACAAATAACGATATGATTAAGTTTGTTGATTTTGCTATTAAACATTGTATTGATGAAATAAAAAATGTTATTCCGTATAGTATGATTAAAAACTATGATATTGAAAATAAAAGAAATGCGATAAAAAACATTCATAAACCAGTTGATTACATGCAATTTAAAAGAGCTAGAACTGCTCTTGTTCTTGAAGAAGTTATTATAATGCAACTTGCAATGAAATCGATGAAAACATCACTCAACCAACAAAATTATATAAAACTTCAATCAGATGAAAGTATAAATATTTTCATAAATTCTTTAAAATTTGAACTTACAAAAGGACAACTTGAAGCAATAAAAGATATCGAAATGGACATGACATCTGAAAAGAGAATGAATAGACTGGTTCAAGGTGATGTTGGAAGTGGCAAGACAATAGTAGCGGAGGCAGCGATTTTTAAATCACATTCTAGTGGTTACCAATCTGCCTTTATGGCTCCTACAGATATATTAGCGACACAACATTATGAAAGCTTGTCAGAAGATTTTTCAAAATTTGGAATAAAAGTTTGCTTATTGAAATCTGACTTAACAAAATCAGAAAAAGATTTGGTTCTAAAAGGAATAAAATCAGGATATTTCGATGTTATAGTAGGAACCCATGCAATAATACAAGATTTTGTTGAATTTAAAAGACTTGGACTTGTAATTACTGATGAACAACATAGATTTGGAGTGGGTCAAAGAAAAAAAATTTCTGACAAAGGTCAAAATCCAGATGTTCTTGTAATGACAGCTACTCCAATTCCTAGAACTTTAGCACTTTCTTATTACGGAGATTTAGATATATCAACAATAAATGAAATGCCTAAAGGAAGAAAAATAATAGAAACATATTCTGTTGGCTTTAGCTACGAAAAAAGGATAGCGGATTTTATAAGAAAACAAGTTGATAATGGGTTTCAGGCATATATCGTTTGTCCATTGATAGAAGAATCTGAATCTTTAGAATTAGAAAATGTAACGGAACTTTACAATAGGCTTACTGGTGAATATTTTTCAGATATAAATGTTGGAATGTTACATGGAAAAATGAAATCCTCGGAAAAAGAAGAAACTATGAAAGATTTTGTAGACGGTAAAACAAAAATACTTGTATCTACAACTGTTATTGAGGTTGGAGTTAATGTTAGAAAAGCAAATGTAATAGTTATTTATAACGCTGAAAGATTTGGACTTTCACAACTTCATCAACTTAGGGGAAGAGTAGGTAGATCATCAGATCAATCATATTGTATACTTATCAATAAAGCACATTCTGATGAGCAAATGGAAAGAATGAATATTATGGTCAAGACAAATAGCGGATTTGAACTATCACAAAAAGATTTGATGATGAGAGGTAGTGGTGATTTATTAGGAACTAGACAATCAGGAATACCGCTTTTAAATATCGCAGATCTTGAAAAAGATTATGATTTGATAGAAAAAGCAGCGGTGATAACTGATTATATCTACACTAATGATTTGTTAAAAAATAAAGAATATAGTTATTTAAATGAAGAAATAAACAAATTTAAAGATAAATTATTAGAAAATGTTATTTTTAATTGAGGTGAGAAATGAAAGTTATTTCAGGAAAAATGAGAGGTATGAACTTAAATACTGATTTAGATAGATTTACAAGACCAACTGAAGGCAAAATAAAAGAAGCTATATTTAGCGTGATATTTCAGGTAAAACCAAATTCTAAAGCATTGGATTTATTTGCTGGAAGTGGAGCAGTTGGGATAGAATTCTTAAGTAGAGGTTGTGATTTGGTAGTATTTAGTGAAGCTTCTAGTGATAATATAAGATGCATCAATGAAAATATTGAACATACGAAATCACAAGAATTTACAAAAGTATTTAAGGGAGATTTTAAGAAAAATATATTGAATATCAAGAGGCAAGGAATAAAATTCGACTATGTTTTTATAGATCCTCCATACGAAAGACTAAATTATTACAAAGAATCAATTCAAATGCTCTTAGATAATGATATTTTGAATGATGATTGTCTTGTGATATTAGAATCAGAAAAAGAGTTGCCAGATGAATATTTTGGTTCTTTGAATTTGGAAAAGCAAAAACAATATGGAAAAAAGAAAAATATTTATTTTTTGAGGAAAGATAATGAATAAAACAAAAGTTTTATATCCAGGTAGTTTTGATCCGATAACAAATGGGCACATGGATATCATTGAAAGAAGCGCAAAGATTTTTGAAGAAGTAAATGTAGCTGTTGTAAAAAATATTCAAAAGAAAAGTACATTTACGCTAGAACAGAGAGTTGAAATGATTGAAAAAGCTTGTAAACATTTATCTAATGTAAAGATCCATCAATTTGAAGGATTGACTGTAGATTTTGCAAAACAAATAGGATGTAGTACAATTATAAGGGGACTACGTGCTGTAAGTGATTTTGAGTCAGAAATGCAAATGTCATTGGCTAATAAAAAGTTAAATGATGAATTAGAAACATTATTTCTAGTTGCAGATGGAAAGTATGCATTTCTTTCGTCTTCTATAGTAAGGGAGATAGCTTCATATGGCGCTGATATCTCAGAACTTGTTCCAGAAAATATCGTTGAGGATATAAAGCAAAGATTTAACGATAAATAAACGCTTTATCTTGAATTAATTTGATATTTTTATTATAATAATTATAAGAATAATTAGCTCAATGCGGGAGGGTTACATGGATATTATTAAATTAATAGAAGAAATGGAAGACATACTTGATGAAGCATCAACAGTTCCATTTTCTAAAAAGGTTATGGTAGAAAGAGAAGAACTTTTATCAGTTTTAAAAGACATGAGAGAAAATCTACCAGAAGAAATCAAACAAGCTCAATGGACTAATGCTGAAAAGAATAGAATTATTGATGAAGCTAACAGAGAGTCTGAAAATATTAGAACTCAAGCTTATAAAGAAGCTGAAAAAATTGACCAAGAAGCTCGTAACAGATTTGAAACAATGGTAAATGAACACGATGTTACTATTGCAGCTCAAAAAAACGCGGAAGAAATTACTTCTCAAGCCGAAAACAATGCTAGACTATTGAAGAGTCAATCTATTCAATATATCGATGAAATGTTAGAAACAACACAAGATAAATTACACAATTTATTGGATGAATTACAAGAAAATAGAAACGAATTAAAAGGCTAATAAAAAGCTTGGTAGTTATACTACCAAGCTTTTTTAAGTATTATTTTAATAAATTATCTGCGAACGTTTTGATGTCATTAGTAGAGTTTTCATCTGGTGCATCGTAACAAATTACAGTGTCAATAACATTTAAATTGTTTTTATCACATCTTTCTTTCCAAAATCCCATCCATTCGCCGTTGTTCCATTCGTATGATCCGAATAAGGCGATTTTTTTATCATTTAATTTATTTTCTAAATCTGAAAACATTGGTTCAAATGATGTATCCTCTAACTCTTCGTCTCCCATAGCAGGGCATCCGAAAGCAATTACATCGAAATTATCGATATTGCAGTTTTGATAATCATCACTAAAAACCATTTCAACTTTAGAACCCTTTGACTCACACTCATCTTTAATTATTTGAGCCATTTTTTCAGTGTTACCAGTTTGTGACCAGTACAAAATTAATAAATTCATAATTTACTCCTTAAAATAATTTATTATATCAAACAAGTTATTTCCTTGTAATGATAGTCTTTTTGTTATTTGCTTAGCGTAGTCATATTTTTTAAAAATATTTTTTGCTCTCTCAACATCAGAATATACTTTCCATTTTCCAGATATACATTCATTTTTTCCATTGTAATTTATAAATCCAAGCACATCTTCATATGGATACCCTAAGAAAAATCCGATTTCATGAGGGAATTCATTTTCAAGCAATCTTTTCTTTAAAAAATTTATGCTGCTATTAAAATTATCCACAGGATAACCATAACTTTCTAAAGCTTTTTTTAGCCTCTTATCATTATAGTTTTCTATTAAATTGTAATTTATTAAGTACAGCAATAACTTTTTTTCAGTTTGCTTTAAAATAATTAAACTAAAATTATATTCAGATAATTTTTCATTTAATTTTAATATGTCTTCAAATATGTTTTCTGTATAATCGACGTTTATCATATTTGCAAATTTGAGATTACTAAGTGTGGGATAACAATGTTCTAATAATATGTCTTGTAACATAACCACCTCTATAATAAGTATTGATAATTGATATCATAAAAATTATAGCACATGATTTCACAGAAATCAATATTGATTATCAATTAAATTGTAAGAAATTTGTGGTATAATATTTTTGTGCATTAATGGTATATGAAATATCTTGATAATATCGAATGTGTATGTTATATTTTATATATCAACTTAATTGAAATGAGGTGGATAAATGAAGACTGTTTTTTCAGTAATTTTAGTTCTTGCTAGTATCGTAATTATATTTGCGGTAATGAGTCAAGAAACTAAATCAGAAGGGATGGCAGCGTTAACAGGCGAAACTAATGTCGGAGGACACGGTGGAAGATTAACTAAGGATAATTATATCAACAGAGTCGTAGTTGTATCATCAGTTATATTCTTAGTTTCAGCTTTGGCGTTAGCATATATAAAATAATTTAATAGTTGAAAGGAGTAAATCATGGACAATATGTATTACTATTTAGCTATTGCAGCAGGTATTATCGCTTTATTATTTGCTGCAATAAAGTTTAGTAGCATAAGTAAAAAAGGTGCTGGTAATGAAAGAATGAAGGAGATATCTGGATTTATTCATGATGGAGCTATGGCTTATCTTTCTCGTCAATACAAAGCACTTATTATTTTTGTTGTTGTAGTATGCGTAATTTTAGGTGTTGCAATTGATTATAAGACAGCAATTTGCTTCTTAGCTGGTGCAATATTTAGTGTACTTGCTGGATATATTGGAATGCAAGCTGCTACAAAGGCAAACGTTAGGACAGCTAACTCAGCAAAAGAAGAAGGAATGAACGGAGCATTAAACGTTGCATTTTCAGGTGGAGCAGTAATGGGAATGTGCGTTGTTGGATTAGGAATTTTAGGTATAACTCTTTCTTATATTATTTTCCAAGACGCAGAAATAGTTACTGGATTTAGTTTTGGTGCTTCTTCTATAGCGTTGTTTGCCAGAGTTGGTGGCGGTATTTACACTAAAGCTGCCGATGTTGGTGCAGACTTGGTTGGTAAAGTAGAAGCAGGTATTCCTGAAGATGACCCTAGAAACCCTGCAGTAATCGCAGATAACGTTGGTGATAACGTAGGGGACGTTGCAGGTATGGGAGCTGACTTGTTTGAATCTTACGCTGGTAGTATTTTATCAGGGATTACATTAGGTTTATTAGCTTACAAAGAAGCAGGTGTGTCTTTTGCAATTGCAATAGCAGCTATAGGAGTCATTGCTTCTATTATAGGTGTATTTACAGTAAGGGGAGGAAAAGATCCTCAAAAATCTTTAAATACTGGTACTATTATTAGTTCTATTTTAGCAATCGCAGGATCATTCTTCTTATCAAGAACTATTCTTGGTAACAATAATGCGTTCTTCTCTGTTTTAGCAGGTATTTTAGTTGGATTGATAATTTCTCAATTTACAGAATATTACACATCTGAAGACAAAAAACCAGTTCAAAAAATAGCTGAAGAATCTGAAACAGGTTCATCTACTAACATTATTTCAGGATTAGCTACAGGTATGAAATCAACAACTGGCCCTATTATTGTTATAGCTATTGGTATAATTGTTTCATTCTTTGCATCAAATGGTGCAACTAATCCTACAGAAGGTTTATACGGTATTGCAGTAGCAGCTATTGGTATGTTGTCAACTTGTGGTATGACAATTGCTGTAGATGCTTACGGTCCAATAGCCGATAACGCTGGTGGTATTGCAGAAATGTGTGAATTACCAGAAGATGTTAGAAATATTACAGATAAATTAGACTCAGTTGGTAATACAACTGCAGCCATTGGTAAAGGATTTGCAATTGGTAGTGCTGCATTAACAGCTTTGGCACTATTTGCATCATACACTGCAGTTGTAGGATTAAAACAAATCAATGTAACAAGCCCTGAAGTAGTAGCTGGTATGTTCATTGGTGGTATGTTACCATTCTTATTCTCAGCGTTAACTATGGATGCTGTAGGAACTGCTGCAAATGATATGATTGTAGAAGTTAGAAGACAATTTAAAGAGTTCCCTGGAATAATGGAAGGAACTCAACAACCAGATTACAAAAAATGTGTTGATATTTCTACTGGAGCTGCATTAAGACAAATGATAGTACCTGGATTATTAGCTGTAATATGTCCTGTAATAATGGGATTTTTATTAGGTGCAGAAGCTCTAGGAGGACTTTTAGCAGGTTCACTTGTAACAGGCGTTTTAATGGCGATATTTATGTCAAACAGTGGTGGAGCATGGGATAATGCTAAGAAGTATATTGAATCAGGTCAACATGGTGGAAAAGGATCAGATGCTCATAAAGCAGCTGTTGTAGGAGATACTGTAGGGGACCCATTCAAAGACACATCAGGCCCATCATTAAATATCCTAATTAAATTGATGACAGTAGTTTCATTAGTATTTGCACCATTAATTGCTCAACATGGTGGAATAATATTAAATTTATTCTAAATAATAAAAAATTTTTTAAACGGAATGAAATCTGTACTTTACAGATACATTCCGTTTAATTTTGTTTTATTTTAATTCTAAATTATTGTATAATATTAGTATGTATAATTTTAGGAGGATTAAATGGACGAAGTCGGGCCCAATCTTTTTATAGAATTGGTAATTTTATTGGTACTCATAATAATTAATGCTTTTTTTTCAGCAAGTGAAATAGCTATAGTATCTTGTGACAAAAATAAGCTTAGAGCTATGAGTGAAGATGGTAATGATAAAGCAAAATTAGTTTTAGAACAATTTGAAAAACACACAAAATTTTTATCTACTATTCAGGTTATTTTAACTTACATTGGATTTGTTGCTGCTGCAATATGTTCCTCTAGTTTAAGTGGGAGTTTGAGTAAAAAATTAGTATTTTTAGGACTAAATAGCTCCTTGACTTATTGGTTATCGGTTTGTATAGTACTTTTAGTTTTGTCATTTTTGTATATTTTGTTTGGACAATTGATTCCGAAAAGGATTGCTTTAAGTGTTGCGGATTCTTTTGCACTATTTTCAATCAGTGCTGTAAAATTTGTTTATTTTATCTTGAAACCATTTGTTTTCTTACTTTCAAGGGCAACAAAGCTTATATTAAGTATAATTGGAATTAAAACCTTGAATGTTGAAAGCAAGATAACTGTTGAAGAAATAAAGTCAATGGTAGAAGTGGGAAAAGAACAAGGTATTATAAATTCAAATGAAAAAGACATGATTGATGCTGTTATAAACTTTAATGAAAAAACTGCTGAAGAAATTATGACAGCAAGGACAGAAGTTTTTGCTATCGATCTTGAAGATTGTATCGAAGATTACTTGGATAAATTAATGGAACTTAAATTTTCAAGAATTCCAATTTATGAAGGTGATATTGACAATATTCTAGGCATTATTTATATTAAAGACTATATGAGCGAAGCTTACAAACTTGGATTTAATAATGTAGATTTAAGAAAAATTTTGAAACCTGCGTATTTCATATCTGAAACTAAAAATATCAATGATTTATTTTCAGATATGAAAAAGAAGAGAATTCATATGGCAATACTAATTGATGAGTATGGTGGATTTTCAGGAATTGTATCAATGGAAGATTTGATTGAAGAGATAGTTGGAAATATTGAGGATGAATATGATCATGAGGCACCAGATATTGTTCAAGTAGATAAATTCAATTATATCGTGAAAGGAAGTACTTCTATAAAGGAAATTAATTCTAATATAGGACTTGAAATTGATGAACTCTCTGACGATTACGATACATTAGGCGGTATGCTAATAAATCGATTAGGATATATACCTGAAGATGGGTTTAAAAGGAAAATTGATATTGATGGAGTTTTGTACAATATAATTTTTGTAGAAGATAAAAGGATTAAAAAGGTAAAAATTACATTACCTAAGAACTTTTTTGAACAGGTGAGTAAATGATTATTATAAAAAATAAAGACGAAATAGAAAAAATGGACATTTCTGGAAATGTAATTTCGGGTATGCACGAAGCGTTAAGAGAATATGTTAAACCGGGATTAACTACAATGCAAGTCAATGATTTTTGCGAAAAATTTATTAGGAGCAAAGGAGCAATTCCTGCTCAAATTGGTTATGAAGGGTTCCCATATGCTACATGCTGCTGTGTCAATGACGAAATATGTCATGGATATCCATCTGATTATGTTTTAAAATCTGGAGATTTGCTAAAAGTAGATACAGTGGTTGAATTGAATGGCTGGATGAGCGATTCATGTTGGAGCTATGCCGTTGGTGAAGTTGATGAAGAAACTAAAAAGCTAATGGAAGTTACAAGAGAGTGCATGTACGAAGGAATTAAATTAGCCGTTATTGGCAATAGATTAGGTGATATCGGAGCAAGAATTCAATCTATTGCTGAAGCAAATGGTTATTCAGTAGTACGTGAATTTACAGGACATGGAATTGGTAGAGGCATGCATGAAGATCCAATGGTTCTTCATTACGGAAAAGAACACAGAGGTCTTAGATTACAAGAGGGAATGGTATTAACTATCGAACCAATGATAAATATGGGAACTCATAAGTTGAAAATTGATAAAAATGGATGGACAGCAAGAACTATTGATGGTAAAAAATCATGTCAATATGAGCATACACTAGCAATCACTAAGGATGGTCCAAGAATTTTGACAAAACAACAAGGACAATAAAAAAATAGAGAATATTTTGGGGTTACCCGAATATTCTCTATTTTTTTATTACTGGAAAATCATAAAAATCATTAACTTTTCTTGTCGAGTAAATTAGTCTACTGACTTTTATATCAAATTCAAATAACTTTTGGTAATCCTCTGATAATTTTGAAAAATCTCTGATCAATGAACAAATTTTACAATTTTTATTAATCATAGATAAATCGAATTTTTTATTAAATCCTAATAAACGGATTGCCTCGATGTCTTTTTTCAAGATATCATCGACAAATTTTTTATCAACTTCTAAAATATAATTTAAAATCAATCTCTTAAGACGATTTTGCGAATACTTTCTATTTTTAATATTTTTAAATAAGGCATGATAATTTTTGTCGAGGCCTTTTGTTAAAAGATTTTCTAAACCTTTCTCATATCCTGTAATATTATCTAATTTATATTTTTCTATTAGCAACTTATATGATAATATATCCAATAGCTTTTTATTAACTTCAATATAACTGTTTTTTAGAAATTCATACGTTAAAGTTGGAATTTTGCTTTCGTATTGATCTAATAATTCTATATTACTTCTAATAGAAGATGCGCTATAAGATATATTTTCAATAGAATTTGAATTATAATCGCTGTTAATCCTTTTAATTGGAAGTATTTTACAATTAGAGTTTATTTTATCTAATGATTTTATATACTCCAATGCAAGAATATTGTTTGATCTGAATATTTCATCGGAATAATCCATATAGTTTTGTTTTGAAAATTCCATTATACTTTTGTTATATGAAAGATTTTTATTATCACAAATAAATTGCTCAATGTTATCATTGTTTTCTAGAAGAAAATTTTTAAAAGAAATAAGATCTTCGATTTCTGATTCAATTCCAAAGGATACGTAGTCGCATCCAATAGCATCAATGATTTTAATAGCATAATATCCAAAATTTTGTGCTGATTGTAATGAGAATACAGAAGGAATTTCAATCACACAGTCTATTCCATATTCCAAAGCAATTTTAGTTTTATAAAGTTTGTCTAAAACAGAAAACTCTCCACGTTGTACTACATTACCGCTCATAATTGTAATTATGTTAGCTTTTGGAAAAACTTTCTTGATTTTTTTTATTTGATGTAAATGACCAAAATGAAACGGATTGTATTCACATACTATAGCAATATTCATAATTTTCTAATCCTTTCATATACTTTTTTCTTATGTTGTATTATAATTGATATTGGTAATATAGTAAATAAAAAGGGGTAGATTTTATGGATATAAGATTTGTTAAAGGCAATATTTTTGAGCTACAAAGTGATGCAATTTTATATTTTATAGAAAACTCACTTCTAGAAGAGAATTCAAAAAAATTAGTTGAAAAAGCTGGAGAAAGAATTTTGGAGCCTCTTACAAAAATAAGTGGGATAGAAAAAGGTGAATGCAAAATTATTCCTGCTTTCAATTTAATATCGGATTATGTTATATTGGCAAATTTGCCAGAAAATTTAAAAGATTACAACAAAAATATTTTCAAAAACTTAATTTATAACGTTTTTTGCGAAATGAAAAAATTTGAAATACATTCTCTTAACATAGATTATTCTTTTTTAACTGAAAAATATTCTAGTGAATTTGTTAATCTGATAAATGAAGTTATAGACGAGAAATCATTGAGAATTAGCGATTTTCTTGTGTTTATGTGCAAAAGTTAAGAATTGACTTTTAACTTAAATTACTCTAAAATAATAATATGTCCAATGACGAAAGGTAGTGATTAATATTTTTCCGGAAACTCATAAGAGAATTGTTAGAGAAATAAATCAAGACATTAAGGATTCCTATGGAATCAATTTAAATATAAAAAAGTTAGAATGGGGAGCTGTTAGTCCAGATATTTTACCAAAATATAAGCTAATACGCCATTATAAAGAAGAAAGTATAAATTATATTGTTAAAGAAATTATCACTATAATTTATCTTTTTCAATTTACAGATTTAACAAGATTAAACTCATTGCAAAATAAGATTTTAAGTACAAAACTTGGAGTAATAAGTCATTATCTAAGTGATTATGTGTGCCTTCCACACGCAAAAAGATGGAGATGTAATCAGCATCTAAAAGATCACATGAATTACGAAAGAGTTTTGAATAAGATATCTCAAAATCATGTATTTAACAAAAAAGCAATAAAAACTAGTCGAATAAACATAGATAACGATGAATGCGTGATGTTAAAAACATTGGTTAAAAATTATATTGAAGATATAGTCGATGAATATAGCATGTCAGAAGGTAAAACTAGGGATTTGGACTTTGCGTATGGTTTGAATTATTCTATCTTCTGTTTTATTTTTGAAACCATTGAAATATTCTCTACAGAAAGATACTATCAAAAGTCCTTTGTTTTTTAAATATAATTAGGAGTACAGTTATGTATAAAGCTTACAACATGAACAATTTAAAGAAAAAGCTTGAAAAAAAATTTCTTTTTGAAGACGATTTATTAGCTTTATACTTAATGCTTGATATTGTTCAACAAGAAAACAAAATACAACCGTGTTATGTTAAATATAATGCTATTAATAAGATAAACAATGTTTTAAATAACCATCTTTCCTATAGAAATGATAAAGATAATATTATTAAAGCCGTTTTTGACTTAATCTCAGAAGATATTAATAAAATTGAGTTTACTTATTATCTTCAAGCATACACTGAAGGTTTCAATAATAAATATATAAGCGACGAACTAGAGTTTTATGTATTAAGGCATATTCCGGCATCAACAATAAAAAAATCAGATATTCTTCTTCACAATACTGAAAGTAGAAGTGCTAAATTTTTAAAAAGCAAAATGATTTGCTCTATTAAAAACAAATCAAATGCTTTTAGAGTACAGGATTCAATAATAGATAATTATTGCGAAAATATTTTAAAAGACAAAATATTTAGCATTAATAGCAAAATGGATAAACAATTGGTTATGAAATCTATTAACGACAGTATTGTGATTTCTGAAGAAAAATTTTTGAATATGTGGCAATTAGAAAATTTGTACAAAAAAATTGTTAAAACTTTGAAAAATGTTTTAAATAATTCAATAGAAGATGCATTGTGGTATGGGTTGAATGACAGAGTATTGCAAAGGTATAAGTAATTTGTAAAGTTAGGTTTAAATTGTTGTAAAAAAATTTGACAAAACAAATTTAATAGTTTATACTTATTAAGTAATGTTTGATACATTAAGCCCAGATAGCTCAGTCGGTAGAGCAAAGGACTGAAAATCCTTGTGTCGCTGGTTCGATTCCGGCTCTGGGCACCAAAATGTGTGCGGAAGTGGCTCAGTGGTAGAGCATCGCCTTGCCAAGGCGAGGGTCGCGAGTTCGAGTCTCGTCTTCCGCTCCATATGGCGACATAGCCAAGTGGTAAGGCAGAGGTCTGCAACACCTTCACCCCCAGTTCAAATCTGGGTGTCGCCTCCAAAGGAAAGTTTATTATAGACTTTCCTTTTTTTTATATGCTAAGGAGTTATTATGATTTTTATTGATTTATTGAAAGATGAACACATCGAAGAGTTATCTGATTTTGTATATAAACTTAGAAACAATATCTTATGTCAAAATAAATTTGATTCAAATATAGCTAAGAATAGATCTACTATACTTAAATCTATGAAAAAACAAATACTAGAAAAAAATCATTTCGTGATTTACGAAGAGGATAAATTGATAGGATATATAGTGCTAGATTTTGAAGATAATGAATTAATTATTAATGAGATTTATTTTGATAAGATTAATAACTCAATACTTTTTAAGGTTTTTAGATTTTTAATGGATTATGCAGTTTCAAATTTATTTGATATAATTAAATTTAAGTTTAAAGGATTTATTTTTGATGAAATTATTAAAGAACATTTGGACAATCAAAATAGATTGGAAATAAGAAATGATATATTTGAAGAATTTCGTAAGAAATTTGCAATAGTTAGTTTTAAATCTAAGGATGGATTAATAAAGTTTTTGCAAGAGAGTAGTTACGATATTATTTACAGTTTTAATAGCAATAAATTGGATAAAAAAGTATGTGACCATGTCGATATGCAAATTAGAAAAATAAACGATAATACATTTGTTTGTTCCCAAGAGTCATATAATCATTACAGGGCATATCTTCCAAATTATATAACATTATACGTAACAGAATTTGATATATCAGATAAATATCCAAAAGATTGCTTGTTGAATAACTTTTCGATTAAGAATCATTTGATATGTAATAAAAAATCTATTGATCCTGTTATCTTGAAACTTCTTAAAGACGAGAAAATAATAATGGTAAATCAGGGATATTCCAAATGTTCAACTATAGTTACTAATCATTTTGTGATTACAAGTGATAAATCTATATTTAATAGTGTTCAGAAGGAACATATTGAGGCTTTTTTGATAGATTCTGGTGAAATAAAACTAGAAGGTTATGATACAGGATTTATTGGTGGAACTTGTGGATATAGTTCTGATTTGGGGCTTGTATTTTATGGTAATCTTGAAAAGTACA encodes:
- the recG gene encoding ATP-dependent DNA helicase RecG, translated to MQLSEIKGIGKKKLEVLNSMGIININDLLNYFPYRYENRSIIKNIIDTRDEENCVIKVKFISKPITKYLRRNLNLTTAIAFDDTSKISVSWFNQPFIRNQILPNTTYYLYGKIQRVQNQFKISSPILSKTFGGKLGIIYPIYKVKKGITNNDMIKFVDFAIKHCIDEIKNVIPYSMIKNYDIENKRNAIKNIHKPVDYMQFKRARTALVLEEVIIMQLAMKSMKTSLNQQNYIKLQSDESINIFINSLKFELTKGQLEAIKDIEMDMTSEKRMNRLVQGDVGSGKTIVAEAAIFKSHSSGYQSAFMAPTDILATQHYESLSEDFSKFGIKVCLLKSDLTKSEKDLVLKGIKSGYFDVIVGTHAIIQDFVEFKRLGLVITDEQHRFGVGQRKKISDKGQNPDVLVMTATPIPRTLALSYYGDLDISTINEMPKGRKIIETYSVGFSYEKRIADFIRKQVDNGFQAYIVCPLIEESESLELENVTELYNRLTGEYFSDINVGMLHGKMKSSEKEETMKDFVDGKTKILVSTTVIEVGVNVRKANVIVIYNAERFGLSQLHQLRGRVGRSSDQSYCILINKAHSDEQMERMNIMVKTNSGFELSQKDLMMRGSGDLLGTRQSGIPLLNIADLEKDYDLIEKAAVITDYIYTNDLLKNKEYSYLNEEINKFKDKLLENVIFN
- the rsmD gene encoding 16S rRNA (guanine(966)-N(2))-methyltransferase RsmD; the encoded protein is MKVISGKMRGMNLNTDLDRFTRPTEGKIKEAIFSVIFQVKPNSKALDLFAGSGAVGIEFLSRGCDLVVFSEASSDNIRCINENIEHTKSQEFTKVFKGDFKKNILNIKRQGIKFDYVFIDPPYERLNYYKESIQMLLDNDILNDDCLVILESEKELPDEYFGSLNLEKQKQYGKKKNIYFLRKDNE
- the coaD gene encoding pantetheine-phosphate adenylyltransferase; translated protein: MNKTKVLYPGSFDPITNGHMDIIERSAKIFEEVNVAVVKNIQKKSTFTLEQRVEMIEKACKHLSNVKIHQFEGLTVDFAKQIGCSTIIRGLRAVSDFESEMQMSLANKKLNDELETLFLVADGKYAFLSSSIVREIASYGADISELVPENIVEDIKQRFNDK
- a CDS encoding flavodoxin codes for the protein MNLLILYWSQTGNTEKMAQIIKDECESKGSKVEMVFSDDYQNCNIDNFDVIAFGCPAMGDEELEDTSFEPMFSDLENKLNDKKIALFGSYEWNNGEWMGFWKERCDKNNLNVIDTVICYDAPDENSTNDIKTFADNLLK
- a CDS encoding DUF3793 family protein → MLQDILLEHCYPTLSNLKFANMINVDYTENIFEDILKLNEKLSEYNFSLIILKQTEKKLLLYLINYNLIENYNDKRLKKALESYGYPVDNFNSSINFLKKRLLENEFPHEIGFFLGYPYEDVLGFINYNGKNECISGKWKVYSDVERAKNIFKKYDYAKQITKRLSLQGNNLFDIINYFKE
- the secG gene encoding preprotein translocase subunit SecG: MKTVFSVILVLASIVIIFAVMSQETKSEGMAALTGETNVGGHGGRLTKDNYINRVVVVSSVIFLVSALALAYIK
- a CDS encoding sodium-translocating pyrophosphatase gives rise to the protein MDNMYYYLAIAAGIIALLFAAIKFSSISKKGAGNERMKEISGFIHDGAMAYLSRQYKALIIFVVVVCVILGVAIDYKTAICFLAGAIFSVLAGYIGMQAATKANVRTANSAKEEGMNGALNVAFSGGAVMGMCVVGLGILGITLSYIIFQDAEIVTGFSFGASSIALFARVGGGIYTKAADVGADLVGKVEAGIPEDDPRNPAVIADNVGDNVGDVAGMGADLFESYAGSILSGITLGLLAYKEAGVSFAIAIAAIGVIASIIGVFTVRGGKDPQKSLNTGTIISSILAIAGSFFLSRTILGNNNAFFSVLAGILVGLIISQFTEYYTSEDKKPVQKIAEESETGSSTNIISGLATGMKSTTGPIIVIAIGIIVSFFASNGATNPTEGLYGIAVAAIGMLSTCGMTIAVDAYGPIADNAGGIAEMCELPEDVRNITDKLDSVGNTTAAIGKGFAIGSAALTALALFASYTAVVGLKQINVTSPEVVAGMFIGGMLPFLFSALTMDAVGTAANDMIVEVRRQFKEFPGIMEGTQQPDYKKCVDISTGAALRQMIVPGLLAVICPVIMGFLLGAEALGGLLAGSLVTGVLMAIFMSNSGGAWDNAKKYIESGQHGGKGSDAHKAAVVGDTVGDPFKDTSGPSLNILIKLMTVVSLVFAPLIAQHGGIILNLF